A stretch of Henckelia pumila isolate YLH828 chromosome 4, ASM3356847v2, whole genome shotgun sequence DNA encodes these proteins:
- the LOC140861990 gene encoding protein JINGUBANG-like: protein MEFTDEKGPCKLKITEARRSVNLPRISSISQEDDYDGGGDPQPVSARTSCASAASFRLWPTSPETVQWTRTPTNAAQSPAPLLYHCLASLHRSEGSIFSVYVTKDFIFTGSSSCRIHVWKLLDCSEVGYIKASSGDIRAISGWGRFLFTSHGDGRIRAWDVPSAENFRSKKIATLPGRSFFKFPKKSSHQRKNPISCLAYSNMERLLFTGSWDRTVKVWQVSERRCVDSFIAHDGPVNAIVINQEDGCVFTCSSDGTVKIWRRVCGESSHILTMKLKFQPSPVNALALSMSSQGNCFLYSGSSDGLINFWEKERISGRYNHLGFLQGHHFAVLCLVTIEDLILSGSEDATIRIWKREDGNSLHSCVAVVDGHHGPVKCLAAAMEGDEMGGDLVVYSGSLDQTLKVWRVKVVHDQLYSEDKVLMKLDRSEGNDHQYLEYCRMSPVLSPSWVEKKISGGEF from the coding sequence ATGGAGTTCACAGATGAAAAAGGTCCCTGTAAGTTAAAAATTACAGAAGCAAGAAGAAGCGTAAATCTTCCTAGAATATCATCGATATCGCAGGAGGACGACTACGACGGCGGCGGCGATCCTCAGCCTGTGTCAGCAAGAACTTCTTGCGCTTCCGCAGCATCCTTCAGGCTTTGGCCGACGAGTCCGGAAACAGTACAATGGACTCGGACTCCGACGAACGCCGCCCAATCTCCGGCGCCGCTACTCTACCATTGCTTAGCATCACTGCATCGCAGTGAAGGCAGCATCTTCTCCGTGTACGTGACGAAAGATTTCATCTTTACGGGATCGAGTAGCTGCAGAATCCATGTCTGGAAGCTTCTTGATTGCTCTGAAGTGGGGTATATCAAAGCTTCGAGCGGCGATATTCGAGCCATTTCCGGGTGGGGGAGGTTTCTTTTCACGTCGCATGGCGACGGCAGAATCCGAGCTTGGGACGTGCCGTCTGCGGAGAACTTCCGGTCGAAGAAGATCGCCACATTGCCCGGAAGATCTTTCTTCAAATTTCCCAAGAAAAGCAGCCACCAACGCAAGAACCCAATTTCCTGCCTCGCGTACAGCAACATGGAGAGGCTTTTGTTCACGGGTTCTTGGGATCGGACGGTCAAAGTATGGCAAGTCTCGGAGAGACGATGCGTGGATTCGTTTATCGCCCACgacggtcccgtcaacgcgatcGTGATCAACCAAGAAGACGGGTGTGTTTTCACATGTTCATCCGATGGAACAGTGAAGATCTGGAGAAGGGTCTGCGGAGAAAGCTCTCATATTCTCACGATGAAGCTAAAGTTCCAGCCTTCTCCCGTGAATGCCTTAGCCTTGAGCATGTCGTCCCAAGGAAACTGTTTCCTCTACTCCGGATCCTCCGATGGGCTGATAAATTTCTGGGAGAAGGAGAGAATCTCTGGGAGATACAATCACTTGGGATTCTTGCAAGGACATCATTTCGCGGTTCTTTGTTTAGTAACGATCGAGGATCTTATCCTCAGTGGCTCCGAGGACGCGACGATTCGGATATGGAAGCGGGAAGATGGGAACTCGTTGCATTCATGTGTTGCGGTGGTGGACGGGCATCATGGGCCGGTGAAGTGCTTGGCCGCCGCCATGGAAGGCGATGAGATGGGCGGAGATTTGGTGGTATACAGTGGTAGCTTGGATCAAACTCTCAAAGTGTGGCGAGTGAAAGTAGTGCATGATCAATTATATTCGGAGGATAAAGTATTAATGA
- the LOC140866828 gene encoding photosynthetic NDH subunit of subcomplex B 3, chloroplastic isoform X2, translated as MLDNNIELYGPYARALLNCAGGGTCATCMVEVVEGRDLLSPRTEKEKEKLKKKPKNWRLACQTTVGGPESRGLVVIQQLPEWKSHEWSYGGEEPLAEETKNK; from the exons ATGCTGGATAACAACATTGAATTGTACGGGCCATAT GCTAGGGCGTTGTTGAATTGTGCTGGAGGAGGAACCTGTGCCACCTGCATGGTCGAG GTTGTTGAGGGAAGAGACCTATTAAGCCCTCGGACAGAAAAGGAGAAGGAAAAGCTTAAAAAG AAACCAAAGAATTGGAGGCTTGCTTGCCAGACCACGGTCGGAGGACCAGAATCCAGAGGGCTG GTGGTCATCCAGCAACTTCCCGAGTGGAAATCTCATGAATGGAGTTACGGTGGGGAGGAGCCACTGGCAGAAGAAACcaagaataaataa
- the LOC140866828 gene encoding photosynthetic NDH subunit of subcomplex B 3, chloroplastic isoform X1 yields MGSLHLNTHTLSTSSLHSINTPLKKILKPPINHFSFTTLKRFGIVRIRADSESDIAPIDDQEPNPTVSLAFVSSVLLPDGSPDVHYRTASGGKKLRDIMLDNNIELYGPYARALLNCAGGGTCATCMVEVVEGRDLLSPRTEKEKEKLKKKPKNWRLACQTTVGGPESRGLVVIQQLPEWKSHEWSYGGEEPLAEETKNK; encoded by the exons ATGGGATCACTTCACCTCAACACTCACACCTTGTCTACATCATCACTTCATAGCATCAACACCCctctgaaaaaaatattaaagccCCCCATTAACCATTTCAGCTTCACCACTCTAAAAAGATTCGGAATCGTCCGGATTCGAGCCGATTCCGAGTCGGATATCGCTCCCATCGACGACCAAGAACCGAACCCGACTGTCAGCTTAGCGTTTGTCAGC tcTGTTTTGCTTCCGGACGGGTCTCCGGATGTGCATTATCGGACGGCTTCGGGTGGGAAGAAGCTGAGGGATATAATGCTGGATAACAACATTGAATTGTACGGGCCATAT GCTAGGGCGTTGTTGAATTGTGCTGGAGGAGGAACCTGTGCCACCTGCATGGTCGAG GTTGTTGAGGGAAGAGACCTATTAAGCCCTCGGACAGAAAAGGAGAAGGAAAAGCTTAAAAAG AAACCAAAGAATTGGAGGCTTGCTTGCCAGACCACGGTCGGAGGACCAGAATCCAGAGGGCTG GTGGTCATCCAGCAACTTCCCGAGTGGAAATCTCATGAATGGAGTTACGGTGGGGAGGAGCCACTGGCAGAAGAAACcaagaataaataa
- the LOC140864039 gene encoding uncharacterized protein isoform X1: MSAGGAFGGNRGARPVPPEKGVFPLDHMQLCDLEKKDYIKCLKSSGHKSENCRNFSKRYLECRMEKNLMAKQDMSELGFGQRTSD, encoded by the exons ATGAGTGCAG GGGGAGCGTTTGGTGGTAACAGAGGGGCAAGACCAGTGCCCCCCGAAAAAGGGGTGTTTCCCCTGGATCATATGCAGCTATGTGACCTG GAGAAAAAGGACTACATCAAGTGTCTGAAGTCTTCAGGCCACAAATCTGAAAATTGCAGAAACTTCTCTAAGAGGTACTTGGAATGTCGCATGGAAAA GAATTTGATGGCAAAACAAGACATGTCAGAACTTGGATTTGGACAGAGAACATCCGATTAA
- the LOC140864039 gene encoding uncharacterized protein isoform X2, whose protein sequence is MRKRGAFGGNRGARPVPPEKGVFPLDHMQLCDLEKKDYIKCLKSSGHKSENCRNFSKRYLECRMEKNLMAKQDMSELGFGQRTSD, encoded by the exons ATGCGTAAAA GGGGAGCGTTTGGTGGTAACAGAGGGGCAAGACCAGTGCCCCCCGAAAAAGGGGTGTTTCCCCTGGATCATATGCAGCTATGTGACCTG GAGAAAAAGGACTACATCAAGTGTCTGAAGTCTTCAGGCCACAAATCTGAAAATTGCAGAAACTTCTCTAAGAGGTACTTGGAATGTCGCATGGAAAA GAATTTGATGGCAAAACAAGACATGTCAGAACTTGGATTTGGACAGAGAACATCCGATTAA
- the LOC140861991 gene encoding uncharacterized protein, which yields MCNGTYSFRDGSNISIGQVFSNKAEFQIELSRLAIKSSFEFEIVKSNKSVYDVRCAADSCTWRIRGAKKDPHSTCFNVRTYCNIHTCDLMRMSIKNRQATSGLVSAVLLENFVGQRTTPVPKSIITMMRNQGVQVSYFKARRGKELALNTMMGDSVENFRKLPSFLKMVEKVNVGSFTDLEVDEENRFKYMFLAYGACITGYKFMRKVVCIDGTFLKGKYDGVLLVATAQDGNHHQFPIAWGVVDKESSESWSWFLSRLKIIVEDDDELVIISDKHQGIINAIAFLYNRAHHVFCMWHMSQNIKGKSNKKKGAAELFIRVAKAYKKSDFYSLYRELRERFPEVAKYLEDNTSPGRLSRTKQPGNHYSIMTTNGVESINGRLREERELPIIALLEALQRITSTWRSKYRQKAVASTTHLIPAIESIVRENFIVFRKYEVIEATEGKYCVSGSTSNMLVDLQSKFCTCRKFDIDRIPCSHAIAAAYNANIFVYDYYTTRYWLEAYTDHVYPVPGEWTVQEEILVLPPLVIPRRGRKKVKRIPSVGEYARRR from the coding sequence ATGTGCAATGGTACCTACTCATTCCGTGATGGATCCAACATTTCTATTGGGCAGGTATTTTCCAATAAGGCAGAATTTCAGATTGAATTGTCCCGACTTGCAATAAAGTCATCTTTCGAGTTCGAAATAGTGAAATCTAACAAGTCCGTGTATGATGTTCGATGTGCTGCTGATAGTTGTACTTGGAGGATTCGAGGTGCAAAGAAAGATCCACACTCAACATGTTTTAACGTTCGAACATATTGCAACATTCACACCTGTGACTTGATGCGCATGAGTATAAAAAATCGACAGGCTACTTCTGGGTTAGTGTCAGCTGTGTTGCTAGAAAATTTCGTTGGTCAAAGGACTACACCTGTGCCGAAATCAATAATCACAATGATGCGTAATCAGGGAGTTCAAGTATCATACTTCAAGGCACGTAGAGGTAAAGAACTGGCCCTTAACACCATGATGGGCGATTCTGTTGAGAATTTTAGGAAGTTGCcatcatttttgaaaatggttgagaaagtaaatgttgGTAGTTTCACGGATTTAGAAGTGGATGAAGAAAATAGATTTAAATACATGTTCTTGGCATATGGTGCATGTATTACGGGATACAAATTCATGAGAAAAGTTGTCTGCATTGATGGTACATTCTTGAAAGGAAAGTATGACGGTGTGCTACTTGTAGCAACCGCACAGGACGGAAATCACCACCAATTTCCCATTGCATGGGGTGTTGTCGACAAGGAAAGCTCTGAGTCATGGTCTTGGTTTCTAAGCAGATTGAAAATCATAGTAGAGGACGACGACGAATTGGTGATAATATCAGATAAACACCAGGGCATCATAAATGCAATTGCATTTTTATACAATCGTGCACATCATGTGTTTTGTATGTGGCACATGTCACAAAACATCAAAGGCAAGAGCAACAAAAAAAAGGGAGCTGCCGAGCTATTCATTCGGGTGGCAAAAGCATACAAGAAAAGTGATTTTTATTCCTTGTATAGAGAATTGAGAGAGAGATTTCCAGAGGTTGCTAAATATTTGGAAGATAACACTTCTCCCGGAAGGTTGTCTAGAACGAAACAACCCGGGAACCATTACTCCATCATGACCACGAATGGAGTGGAATCAATAAATGGTAGGTTGCGTGAGGAGAGGGAGCTTCCAATAATTGCATTATTGGAAGCACTGCAAAGAATCACATCAACCTGGAGAAGTAAATATCGTCAAAAAGCGGTTGCATCAACTACACATCTCATACCAGCGATAGAGTCGATCGTTCGTGAGAATTTCAtcgtttttagaaaatatgaaGTCATTGAAGCAACTGAGGGGAAGTATTGCGTGTCCGGTAGCACAAGCAACATGTTAGTTGATTTACAGAGTAAATTTTGCACATGCCGTAAATTCGACATTGACAGGATTCCATGTTCACATGCCATTGCTGCTGCCTACAACGcaaatatttttgtttatgaTTATTACACCACACGTTACTGGTTAGAAGCATATACGGACCATGTCTATCCAGTACCAGGTGAATGGACAGTGCAGGAGGAAATATTGGTACTGCCGCCTCTAGTCATTCCCCGACGTGGACGGAAAAAAGTAAAAAGAATACCTTCAGTCGGGGAGTATGCCAGAAGAcgttga
- the LOC140864049 gene encoding uncharacterized protein isoform X1, producing the protein MLLKHYPRLGVTSDGHGNYPLRLLAHKPSAFRNGTKFTFWEHCIYYCVKVYSPWDNHQFSHDENLAETQALRDDSRIEIHESDGEDNVNGKAHGVPNLVLRLFHKLGRGITEFLKLARINISALVPTAGRYLAKSFKFCCDSTTSSFKLWQDSESRVYLINQLDKRTRLHYKVTGLWDLSSIRNSSTSMYQRTSNLKIFGPWEIMLYPYCGPMDSAKYRIQEFMHYQLCVLK; encoded by the exons ATGCTATTAAAACACTATCCAAGGCTGGGGGTTACCTCAGATGGCCATGGCAACTACCCTCTCCGACTTTTGGCTCACAAGCCTTCGGCTTTCCGCAATGGAACTAAGTTTACATTCTGGGAACATTGCATTTATTACT GTGTCAAAGTTTACTCACCATGGGACAATCATCAGTTTTCTCATGATGAAAACCTTGCAGAAACCCAAGCATTGAGAGATGACAGCAGAATTGAGATTCATGAATCAGATGGTGAAGACAATGTTAATGGGAAAGCACATGGAGTACCGAATCTGG TTTTAAGGTTGTTTCACAAATTGGGGAGGGGAATAACGGAGTTTTTGAAGCTGGCTAGGATAAACATCAGCGCTTTAGTTCCAA CTGCTGGGAGATATCTTGCTAAATCGTTCAAATTCTGCTGTGATTCCACAACTTCAAGTTTTAA GTTGTGGCAGGATTCCGAGAGCAGAGTTTATTTGATTAACCAGCTCGATAAAAGAACACGCCTA CACTATAAAGTGACGGGACTATGGGACTTATCCTCAATAAGAAACTCCAGTACTTCGATGTATCAGAGGACATCGAACCTAAAGATATTCGGCCCATGGGAAATTATGCTATATCCATATTGTGGCCCGATGGATTCAGCCAAGTATCGTATCCAAGAGTTTATGCACTATCAACT GTGCGTGTTGAAATGA
- the LOC140864049 gene encoding uncharacterized protein isoform X2, translating to MLLKHYPRLGVTSDGHGNYPLRLLAHKPSAFRNGTKFTFWEHCIYYCVKVYSPWDNHQFSHDENLAETQALRDDSRIEIHESDGEDNVNGKAHGVPNLAAGRYLAKSFKFCCDSTTSSFKLWQDSESRVYLINQLDKRTRLHYKVTGLWDLSSIRNSSTSMYQRTSNLKIFGPWEIMLYPYCGPMDSAKYRIQEFMHYQLCVLK from the exons ATGCTATTAAAACACTATCCAAGGCTGGGGGTTACCTCAGATGGCCATGGCAACTACCCTCTCCGACTTTTGGCTCACAAGCCTTCGGCTTTCCGCAATGGAACTAAGTTTACATTCTGGGAACATTGCATTTATTACT GTGTCAAAGTTTACTCACCATGGGACAATCATCAGTTTTCTCATGATGAAAACCTTGCAGAAACCCAAGCATTGAGAGATGACAGCAGAATTGAGATTCATGAATCAGATGGTGAAGACAATGTTAATGGGAAAGCACATGGAGTACCGAATCTGG CTGCTGGGAGATATCTTGCTAAATCGTTCAAATTCTGCTGTGATTCCACAACTTCAAGTTTTAA GTTGTGGCAGGATTCCGAGAGCAGAGTTTATTTGATTAACCAGCTCGATAAAAGAACACGCCTA CACTATAAAGTGACGGGACTATGGGACTTATCCTCAATAAGAAACTCCAGTACTTCGATGTATCAGAGGACATCGAACCTAAAGATATTCGGCCCATGGGAAATTATGCTATATCCATATTGTGGCCCGATGGATTCAGCCAAGTATCGTATCCAAGAGTTTATGCACTATCAACT GTGCGTGTTGAAATGA